Proteins from a genomic interval of Oncorhynchus nerka isolate Pitt River linkage group LG13, Oner_Uvic_2.0, whole genome shotgun sequence:
- the LOC115140219 gene encoding golgin subfamily A member 3-like isoform X1, with protein MENHNSVIAEMETTNVEIHQLDLVPQSKDGGADSVVSDAQLLKKGGLDKPTASGDVLNGFVKAVVVPNGERVAEGPRPGAGGDGRLNGPLPPPSPPAAQGTSPPLSPQSNEPSQGVAAIPPPMLEKSEGASAVGPAHKGDALQSLRLSMPMQETELSDKEPSLEMENEEKIRRDARRRLEEQLKQYRVQRHKETSYRSTPKSRSGFSTLDPDLMMHPEVLPRASTTSMTTEYSFLRTSVPRGPKLGSLGIPPAKERKSRSPRPSKIHSLADYKTLEPAGGTNDGGGFRTSEDSSMGSPGSNLSSVSTLSEVSMMSEVGSVEMTSLEALLGSSMSLQDNTSEMDPGSESGMGSRPGGDGDDSSTYSSVSTSTRGTGIYGMLAEAVGRQRGGNYMVEGREIIPEAMGNFPSLQEVLQAASDEQHLLEQDREGTGGRSRRDSFSSSVSLESSVMGHDEMLQVLKEKMRLEGQLESLSSEANQALKEKTELQAKLATVNAQLQAQVEQSHASQEKQSSLNKEVSTLRQSCFQLERAMVELQGNLESKNAGLASLGNDLQVAEEQYQRLMGKVEEMQQNVTSRDNAVQELRQQMGGLQTQLQQVQLERTTLQSRLKTSQAEIISLQQVRQWYQQQLALAQEARVRLQGEMANMQAGQMTQIGALEHLKLENVTLSHQLTQTQHRSIKEKERIAVQLQSIEADMMTQEAAYQQIQDAKSMVEDDLQHKLDEFEEEREHLQKLANTASSLERELVQMKVTLSQKDLQLEALQKEHLELMRQLTATQESLHTKEQSINQLEARYLELEATLAELQTETNAKDENIQYLQNEKIVLEVALQVARADKSQLDEGAERLGEEVLVASDVLDQLRQEVQVKSSQIGSLQQDNGTLKKQAQKLKEQFMQQKVMVEAYRRDASSKEQLISELKSTKKRLVSEVKGLKQELLEAHGEKQKAELEQSRLQTEVVRVQQQMNSLENHLQSVQTERDQLESQIQSLQFDQSQLAAVTEENEGLKKQVDLMQSEARKAISEQKVRMKRLGTDLTSAQKDMKAKHKAYENAVGILSRRLQEALADKETTEAELVKLKAQVSDGGNNQALQDKIEALQSEHQAVSHSKAMLEKELQEVISLTSTELEELQEKVMELEDELQEARCFKRRIRRLEDSNKKLSLELEHEKGKLMGLGQSHNALREHTNILETALAKREADLVQLNLQVQAVLKRKEEEDQQMKQLVQTLQVALEKEKAKVKDLKEQVAAAKAEAAHNRRHYRAAMLELCEIKKDLQAKEELVKALHSEAHKLQAQDEKHSQEVSRFQEELSEAHSQLQILQKQLDEQLSKQPLTNQEVEDLKWEVEQRQREIEAQRQQLELVEQCSQSELDSLQTALQSIKVELESVQEELSSTRKDKFMLQAKVGELRNSMKTVLLQNQQLKLDLKQNRLRTQRMEPSNLSNPVTPVKIPDCPVPASLLDELLKPSASVNKEPLNNLHNCLRQLKHEMDNLQKQMEEHTVTVHESMTSWTNAEEELTRLGVPLENDSITSPPLNQVDRHGGAEEEAAQPS; from the exons GTTTTGTTAAGGCAGTCGTGGTGCCAAATGGAGAACGAGTGGCAGAGGGCCCGCGGCCAGGTGCAGGAGGGGACGGCCgtctaaatggccccctgccgCCTCCGTCGCCCCCTGCTGCCCAAGGCACCAGCCCACCtctcagtccccagtccaacgAGCCATCCCAAGGTGTGGCTGCTATCCCACCACCCATGCTAGAGAAGTCTGAGGGAGCTAGTGCTGTGGGCCCTGCTCACAAGGGTGACGCATTGCAGTCACTCAGACTGAGTATGCCTATGCAGGAGACTGAATTGT CTGACAAAGAGCCATCACTGGAGATGGAGAATGAGGAGAAGATCCGCCGTGATGCTCGCCGACGGCTGGAGGAGCAGCTCAAACAGTACAGAGTGCAAAGGCACAAGGAGACG tcCTACCGCTCCACCCCAAAGAGCCGCAGTGGGTTCAGCACTCTGGACCCAGACCTCATGATGCACCCAGAGGTTCTTCCCCGGGCCAGCACCACCTCCATGACCACCGAGTACTCCTTCCTGCGAACCAGCGTCCCCCGGGGCCCTAAGCTGGGCAGCCTGGGCATTCCACCAGCCAAGGAAAGAAAGTCACGATCACCCCGCCCTAGCAAGATCCACTCACTGGCCGATTACAAGACCCTCGAGCCAGCAGGGGGCACTAATGATGGTGGTGGGTTCAGAACGTCTGAAGACTCCTCCATGGGCTCCCCGGGGTCCAACCTGAGCTCTGTATCCACCCTGTCCGAGGTCAGCATGATGTCAGAGGTTGGCTCCGTGGAGATGACCTCTTTGGAGGCTCTGCTGGGGTCGTCAATGTCTCTCCAGGACAACACCTCGGAAATGGATCCCGGCAGCGAGTCAGGTATGGGGTCGCGGCCTGGTGGAGATGGGGATGACAGCTCTACCTACAGCAGCGTGTCCACCTCCACCAGGGGCACTGGGATCTATGGCATGCTGGCTGAAGCAGTGggcaggcagagaggagggaaCTACATGGTGGAGGGCAGGGAGATCATTCCGGAGGCCATGGGCAACTTCCCATCACTGCAGGAGGTGCTGCAGGCTGCCAGCGATGAACAGCACCTGCTGGAGCAGGACAGGGAGGGGACCGGGGGACGCAGCCGCAGGGACAGCTTCTCCAGCAG TGTGTCATTGGAGAGCTCCGTGATGGGACATGACGAAATGCTCCAGGTTCTGAAGGAGAAGATGAGACTGGAGGGCCAGCTAGAGTCTCTGTCTTCTGAGGCCAAccag GCTCTGAAAGAGAAGACTGAGCTCCAGGCCAAGCTGGCTACAGTCAATGCCCAGCTGCAGGCCCAGGTGGAGCAGTCCCATGCCAGCCAAGAGAAGCAGAGCTCCCTCAACAAGGAAGTGTCCACCCTGCGCCAGAGCTGCTTCCAGCTGGAGAGGGCCATGGTGGAGCTGCAGGGCAACCTGGAGAGCAAGAACGCTGGCCTGGCCTCGCTGGGCAACGATCTGCAGGTGGCTGAGGAGCAATACCAGAGACTCatggggaaggtagaggagatgCAGCAGAATGTGACCTCCAGGGATAACGCTG TTCAGGAGTTACGTCAGCAGATGGGTGGTCTCCAGACTCAGCTCCAGCAGGTCCAGCTAGAGCGCACCACCCTGCAGAGCAGGTTGAAGACCTCCCAGGCAGAGATCATCTCGCTGCAGCAGGTCCGCCAGTGGTACCAGCAGCAGCTAGCGCTGGCCCAGGAGGCTCGGGTCCGACTCCAGGGCGAAATGGCAAACATGCAG GCTGGGCAAATGACCCAGATTGGTGCCTTGGAGCACCTGAAGCTGGAGAACGTGACTCTGTCCCACCAGCTGACACAAACCCAGCATCGCTCAATCAAAGAGAAGGAGCGCATTGCTGTACAGCTGCAGAGTATTGag GCTGACATGATGACCCAGGAAGCTGCCTATCAGCAGATACAGGATGCCAAGAGCATGGTGGAGGACGACCTTCAGCACAAACTGGACGAGTTTGAGGAGGAGCGAGAGCACTTACAGAAGCTGGCCAACACCGCCAGCTCTCTGGAGAGAGAACTAGTGCAG ATGAAGGTGACCCTATCCCAGAAGGACCTGCAGCTGGAGGCCCTCCAGAAGGAGCATCTGGAGCTGATGAGACAGCTGACAGCCACTCAGGAGAGCCTTCACACCAAAGAGCAGTCCATCAACCAGCTGGAAGCCCGCTACCTCGAGCTGGAGGCTACGCTGGCAGAGCTGCAGACAGAGACCAACGCCAAGGATGAGAACATCCAGTACCTGCAGAATGAGAAGATCGTGCTGGAGGTGGCCCTCCAGGTGGCCAGAGCTGATAAAAGTCAGCTGGACGAGGGGGCGGAGAGGCTGGGGGAAGAGGTGCTGGTGGCCTCAGATGTCCTTGATCAGCTCAGGCAGGAGGTCCAAGTCAAATCCTCACAG ATTGGATCTCTGCAGCAGGATAATGGCACCCTGAAGAAACAAGCTCAGAAATTGAAAGAGCAGTTCATGCAGCAAAAG GTGATGGTGGAGGCATATCGGCGGGATGCCAGCTCCAAGGAGCAGCTCATCAGCGAGCTGAAGTCAACTAAGAAGCGTCTGGTGTCAGAGGTGAAGGGACTGAAGCAGGAGCTGCTGGAGGCCCATGGGGAGAAACAGAAAGCTGAGCTGGAGCAGAGCCGGCTGCAGACGGAAGTGGTCCGGGTCCAGCAGCAAATGAACAGCCTGGAGAACCACCTGCAGTCTGTGCAGACCGAGAGGGATCAGCTGGAGTCTCAGATACAG TCCTTGCAGTTTGACCAGAGCCAGCTAGCAGCGGTGACAGAGGAGAATGAGGGCCTGAAGAAACAGGTGGACCTGATGCAGTCTGAAGCCAGGAA GGCCATCTCAGAGCAGAAGGTGAGAATGAAGCGGCTGGGGACAGATTTGACCAGCGCGCAGAAGGATATGAAGGCCAAGCACAAGGCCTATGAGAACGCAGTGGGCATCCTGAGTCGCAGGCTCCAAGAGGCCCTGGCCGACAAGGAGACCACCGAGGCAGAGCTGGTCAAACTCAAGGCCCAGGTCTCAGATGGCGGCAACAACCAGGCCCTGCAG GATAAGATTGAGGCTCTGCAGAGTGAACACCAGGCTGTGAGCCACAGCAAGGCCATGCTGGAGAAGGAGCTTCAGGAGGTCATCTCCCTCACCAGCACTGAGCTGGAAGAGTTACAGGAGAAAGTAATGGAGCTAGAAGATGAG CTGCAGGAGGCGCGATGCTTCAAGAGGAGGATTAGACGACTGGAAGACTCCAACAAGAAATTATCCCTGGAGCTGGAGCATGAGAAAGGGAAGTTGATGGGACTAGGGCAGTCCCATAATGCACTGCGGGAGCATACCAATATTCTAGAGACTGCCCTGGCCAAGAGAGAGGCCGACCTGGTCCAGCTCAACCTCCAG GTGCAAGCTGTACTAAAACGCAAAGAGGAGGAAGACCAGCAGATGAAACAGCTGGTCCAGACACTACAGGTCGCCTTGGAGAAAGAAAAAGCCAAAGTCAAGGACCTGAAAGAGCAG GTGGCAGCAGCTAAGGCAGAGGCTGCCCACAACAGGCGGCATTACAGGGCAGCCATGCTGGAGCTGTGTGAGATCAAGAAGGACCTGCAGGCCAAAGAAGAGCTGGTCAAAGCCCTGCACAGTGAGGCACACAAACTACA GGCTCAGGATGAGAAACACTCTCAGGAGGTGTCCAGGTTCCAGGAGGAGCTATCAGAGGCCCACTCCCAGCTCCAGATCCTCCAGAAACAGCTGGATGAACAGCTTAGCAAGCAGCCCCTCACCAACCAGGAG GTTGAGGATTTGAAGTGGGAGGTGgagcagaggcagagggagatcGAGGCCCAGAGACAGCAGCTGGAACTGGTGGAGCAGTGCAGCCAGAGCGAGCTGGACAGCCTGCAGACAgctctacag AGCATTAAGGTGGAGCTGGAGTCTGTGCAGGAGGAACTGAGCAGCACCAGAAAGGATAAGTTCATGCTGCAGGCCAAGGTGGGGGAGCTGAGGAACAGCATGAAGACTGTTCTGCTGCAGAACCAGCAGCTCAAACTGGACCTCAAACAGAACCGCCTTCGAACG CAGAGGATGGAGCCATCGAACCTATCAAATCCAGTGACCCCGGTGAAGATCCCAGACTGCCCTGTGCCTGCCTCCCTACTGGATGAGTTGCTCAAGCCCTCTGCCTCCGTCAACAAGGAGCCCCTCAATAACCTGCACAACTGTCTGCGCCAGCTCAA GCATGAGATGGACAACCTTCAGAAACAAATGGAGGAGCACACAGTCACCGTGCACGAGTCCATGACGTCATGGACTAACGCAGAGGAGGAATTGACTCGACTGGGAGTGCCGCTGGAGAATGACTCCATAACATCTCCCCCTCTAAACCAGGTGGACCGTCAcggaggagcggaggaggaggCGGCACAGCCATCGTAA
- the LOC115140219 gene encoding golgin subfamily A member 3-like isoform X2 has protein sequence MENHNSVIAEMETTNVEIHQLDLVPQSKDGGADSVVSDAQLLKKGGLDKPTASGDVLNGFVKAVVVPNGERVAEGPRPGAGGDGRLNGPLPPPSPPAAQGTSPPLSPQSNEPSQADKEPSLEMENEEKIRRDARRRLEEQLKQYRVQRHKETSYRSTPKSRSGFSTLDPDLMMHPEVLPRASTTSMTTEYSFLRTSVPRGPKLGSLGIPPAKERKSRSPRPSKIHSLADYKTLEPAGGTNDGGGFRTSEDSSMGSPGSNLSSVSTLSEVSMMSEVGSVEMTSLEALLGSSMSLQDNTSEMDPGSESGMGSRPGGDGDDSSTYSSVSTSTRGTGIYGMLAEAVGRQRGGNYMVEGREIIPEAMGNFPSLQEVLQAASDEQHLLEQDREGTGGRSRRDSFSSSVSLESSVMGHDEMLQVLKEKMRLEGQLESLSSEANQALKEKTELQAKLATVNAQLQAQVEQSHASQEKQSSLNKEVSTLRQSCFQLERAMVELQGNLESKNAGLASLGNDLQVAEEQYQRLMGKVEEMQQNVTSRDNAVQELRQQMGGLQTQLQQVQLERTTLQSRLKTSQAEIISLQQVRQWYQQQLALAQEARVRLQGEMANMQAGQMTQIGALEHLKLENVTLSHQLTQTQHRSIKEKERIAVQLQSIEADMMTQEAAYQQIQDAKSMVEDDLQHKLDEFEEEREHLQKLANTASSLERELVQMKVTLSQKDLQLEALQKEHLELMRQLTATQESLHTKEQSINQLEARYLELEATLAELQTETNAKDENIQYLQNEKIVLEVALQVARADKSQLDEGAERLGEEVLVASDVLDQLRQEVQVKSSQIGSLQQDNGTLKKQAQKLKEQFMQQKVMVEAYRRDASSKEQLISELKSTKKRLVSEVKGLKQELLEAHGEKQKAELEQSRLQTEVVRVQQQMNSLENHLQSVQTERDQLESQIQSLQFDQSQLAAVTEENEGLKKQVDLMQSEARKAISEQKVRMKRLGTDLTSAQKDMKAKHKAYENAVGILSRRLQEALADKETTEAELVKLKAQVSDGGNNQALQDKIEALQSEHQAVSHSKAMLEKELQEVISLTSTELEELQEKVMELEDELQEARCFKRRIRRLEDSNKKLSLELEHEKGKLMGLGQSHNALREHTNILETALAKREADLVQLNLQVQAVLKRKEEEDQQMKQLVQTLQVALEKEKAKVKDLKEQVAAAKAEAAHNRRHYRAAMLELCEIKKDLQAKEELVKALHSEAHKLQAQDEKHSQEVSRFQEELSEAHSQLQILQKQLDEQLSKQPLTNQEVEDLKWEVEQRQREIEAQRQQLELVEQCSQSELDSLQTALQSIKVELESVQEELSSTRKDKFMLQAKVGELRNSMKTVLLQNQQLKLDLKQNRLRTQRMEPSNLSNPVTPVKIPDCPVPASLLDELLKPSASVNKEPLNNLHNCLRQLKHEMDNLQKQMEEHTVTVHESMTSWTNAEEELTRLGVPLENDSITSPPLNQVDRHGGAEEEAAQPS, from the exons GTTTTGTTAAGGCAGTCGTGGTGCCAAATGGAGAACGAGTGGCAGAGGGCCCGCGGCCAGGTGCAGGAGGGGACGGCCgtctaaatggccccctgccgCCTCCGTCGCCCCCTGCTGCCCAAGGCACCAGCCCACCtctcagtccccagtccaacgAGCCATCCCAAG CTGACAAAGAGCCATCACTGGAGATGGAGAATGAGGAGAAGATCCGCCGTGATGCTCGCCGACGGCTGGAGGAGCAGCTCAAACAGTACAGAGTGCAAAGGCACAAGGAGACG tcCTACCGCTCCACCCCAAAGAGCCGCAGTGGGTTCAGCACTCTGGACCCAGACCTCATGATGCACCCAGAGGTTCTTCCCCGGGCCAGCACCACCTCCATGACCACCGAGTACTCCTTCCTGCGAACCAGCGTCCCCCGGGGCCCTAAGCTGGGCAGCCTGGGCATTCCACCAGCCAAGGAAAGAAAGTCACGATCACCCCGCCCTAGCAAGATCCACTCACTGGCCGATTACAAGACCCTCGAGCCAGCAGGGGGCACTAATGATGGTGGTGGGTTCAGAACGTCTGAAGACTCCTCCATGGGCTCCCCGGGGTCCAACCTGAGCTCTGTATCCACCCTGTCCGAGGTCAGCATGATGTCAGAGGTTGGCTCCGTGGAGATGACCTCTTTGGAGGCTCTGCTGGGGTCGTCAATGTCTCTCCAGGACAACACCTCGGAAATGGATCCCGGCAGCGAGTCAGGTATGGGGTCGCGGCCTGGTGGAGATGGGGATGACAGCTCTACCTACAGCAGCGTGTCCACCTCCACCAGGGGCACTGGGATCTATGGCATGCTGGCTGAAGCAGTGggcaggcagagaggagggaaCTACATGGTGGAGGGCAGGGAGATCATTCCGGAGGCCATGGGCAACTTCCCATCACTGCAGGAGGTGCTGCAGGCTGCCAGCGATGAACAGCACCTGCTGGAGCAGGACAGGGAGGGGACCGGGGGACGCAGCCGCAGGGACAGCTTCTCCAGCAG TGTGTCATTGGAGAGCTCCGTGATGGGACATGACGAAATGCTCCAGGTTCTGAAGGAGAAGATGAGACTGGAGGGCCAGCTAGAGTCTCTGTCTTCTGAGGCCAAccag GCTCTGAAAGAGAAGACTGAGCTCCAGGCCAAGCTGGCTACAGTCAATGCCCAGCTGCAGGCCCAGGTGGAGCAGTCCCATGCCAGCCAAGAGAAGCAGAGCTCCCTCAACAAGGAAGTGTCCACCCTGCGCCAGAGCTGCTTCCAGCTGGAGAGGGCCATGGTGGAGCTGCAGGGCAACCTGGAGAGCAAGAACGCTGGCCTGGCCTCGCTGGGCAACGATCTGCAGGTGGCTGAGGAGCAATACCAGAGACTCatggggaaggtagaggagatgCAGCAGAATGTGACCTCCAGGGATAACGCTG TTCAGGAGTTACGTCAGCAGATGGGTGGTCTCCAGACTCAGCTCCAGCAGGTCCAGCTAGAGCGCACCACCCTGCAGAGCAGGTTGAAGACCTCCCAGGCAGAGATCATCTCGCTGCAGCAGGTCCGCCAGTGGTACCAGCAGCAGCTAGCGCTGGCCCAGGAGGCTCGGGTCCGACTCCAGGGCGAAATGGCAAACATGCAG GCTGGGCAAATGACCCAGATTGGTGCCTTGGAGCACCTGAAGCTGGAGAACGTGACTCTGTCCCACCAGCTGACACAAACCCAGCATCGCTCAATCAAAGAGAAGGAGCGCATTGCTGTACAGCTGCAGAGTATTGag GCTGACATGATGACCCAGGAAGCTGCCTATCAGCAGATACAGGATGCCAAGAGCATGGTGGAGGACGACCTTCAGCACAAACTGGACGAGTTTGAGGAGGAGCGAGAGCACTTACAGAAGCTGGCCAACACCGCCAGCTCTCTGGAGAGAGAACTAGTGCAG ATGAAGGTGACCCTATCCCAGAAGGACCTGCAGCTGGAGGCCCTCCAGAAGGAGCATCTGGAGCTGATGAGACAGCTGACAGCCACTCAGGAGAGCCTTCACACCAAAGAGCAGTCCATCAACCAGCTGGAAGCCCGCTACCTCGAGCTGGAGGCTACGCTGGCAGAGCTGCAGACAGAGACCAACGCCAAGGATGAGAACATCCAGTACCTGCAGAATGAGAAGATCGTGCTGGAGGTGGCCCTCCAGGTGGCCAGAGCTGATAAAAGTCAGCTGGACGAGGGGGCGGAGAGGCTGGGGGAAGAGGTGCTGGTGGCCTCAGATGTCCTTGATCAGCTCAGGCAGGAGGTCCAAGTCAAATCCTCACAG ATTGGATCTCTGCAGCAGGATAATGGCACCCTGAAGAAACAAGCTCAGAAATTGAAAGAGCAGTTCATGCAGCAAAAG GTGATGGTGGAGGCATATCGGCGGGATGCCAGCTCCAAGGAGCAGCTCATCAGCGAGCTGAAGTCAACTAAGAAGCGTCTGGTGTCAGAGGTGAAGGGACTGAAGCAGGAGCTGCTGGAGGCCCATGGGGAGAAACAGAAAGCTGAGCTGGAGCAGAGCCGGCTGCAGACGGAAGTGGTCCGGGTCCAGCAGCAAATGAACAGCCTGGAGAACCACCTGCAGTCTGTGCAGACCGAGAGGGATCAGCTGGAGTCTCAGATACAG TCCTTGCAGTTTGACCAGAGCCAGCTAGCAGCGGTGACAGAGGAGAATGAGGGCCTGAAGAAACAGGTGGACCTGATGCAGTCTGAAGCCAGGAA GGCCATCTCAGAGCAGAAGGTGAGAATGAAGCGGCTGGGGACAGATTTGACCAGCGCGCAGAAGGATATGAAGGCCAAGCACAAGGCCTATGAGAACGCAGTGGGCATCCTGAGTCGCAGGCTCCAAGAGGCCCTGGCCGACAAGGAGACCACCGAGGCAGAGCTGGTCAAACTCAAGGCCCAGGTCTCAGATGGCGGCAACAACCAGGCCCTGCAG GATAAGATTGAGGCTCTGCAGAGTGAACACCAGGCTGTGAGCCACAGCAAGGCCATGCTGGAGAAGGAGCTTCAGGAGGTCATCTCCCTCACCAGCACTGAGCTGGAAGAGTTACAGGAGAAAGTAATGGAGCTAGAAGATGAG CTGCAGGAGGCGCGATGCTTCAAGAGGAGGATTAGACGACTGGAAGACTCCAACAAGAAATTATCCCTGGAGCTGGAGCATGAGAAAGGGAAGTTGATGGGACTAGGGCAGTCCCATAATGCACTGCGGGAGCATACCAATATTCTAGAGACTGCCCTGGCCAAGAGAGAGGCCGACCTGGTCCAGCTCAACCTCCAG GTGCAAGCTGTACTAAAACGCAAAGAGGAGGAAGACCAGCAGATGAAACAGCTGGTCCAGACACTACAGGTCGCCTTGGAGAAAGAAAAAGCCAAAGTCAAGGACCTGAAAGAGCAG GTGGCAGCAGCTAAGGCAGAGGCTGCCCACAACAGGCGGCATTACAGGGCAGCCATGCTGGAGCTGTGTGAGATCAAGAAGGACCTGCAGGCCAAAGAAGAGCTGGTCAAAGCCCTGCACAGTGAGGCACACAAACTACA GGCTCAGGATGAGAAACACTCTCAGGAGGTGTCCAGGTTCCAGGAGGAGCTATCAGAGGCCCACTCCCAGCTCCAGATCCTCCAGAAACAGCTGGATGAACAGCTTAGCAAGCAGCCCCTCACCAACCAGGAG GTTGAGGATTTGAAGTGGGAGGTGgagcagaggcagagggagatcGAGGCCCAGAGACAGCAGCTGGAACTGGTGGAGCAGTGCAGCCAGAGCGAGCTGGACAGCCTGCAGACAgctctacag AGCATTAAGGTGGAGCTGGAGTCTGTGCAGGAGGAACTGAGCAGCACCAGAAAGGATAAGTTCATGCTGCAGGCCAAGGTGGGGGAGCTGAGGAACAGCATGAAGACTGTTCTGCTGCAGAACCAGCAGCTCAAACTGGACCTCAAACAGAACCGCCTTCGAACG CAGAGGATGGAGCCATCGAACCTATCAAATCCAGTGACCCCGGTGAAGATCCCAGACTGCCCTGTGCCTGCCTCCCTACTGGATGAGTTGCTCAAGCCCTCTGCCTCCGTCAACAAGGAGCCCCTCAATAACCTGCACAACTGTCTGCGCCAGCTCAA GCATGAGATGGACAACCTTCAGAAACAAATGGAGGAGCACACAGTCACCGTGCACGAGTCCATGACGTCATGGACTAACGCAGAGGAGGAATTGACTCGACTGGGAGTGCCGCTGGAGAATGACTCCATAACATCTCCCCCTCTAAACCAGGTGGACCGTCAcggaggagcggaggaggaggCGGCACAGCCATCGTAA